A segment of the Scomber japonicus isolate fScoJap1 chromosome 5, fScoJap1.pri, whole genome shotgun sequence genome:
AGTAGTTAATGGCATTTGTGtaatattgtgtgtatatttgtatgtgtgtggttcaCCTCCTAACTAATGTATAATGTAACTCAAGTATTATATTGCTTGAGCTCCTAAATTGTTGTATCATCCTTCCAATCCTCTCAGACTCCCATGGACCTGTCCACCATTGAGAAGAAGCTCAGTGATGGGGACTACGTTGCTAAGGAGGAGTTTGTTGCTGACGTGAAGCTCATGTTTGAAAACTGCATTGAGTACAATGGAGAAGACAGTGGTAAATGAACACAGTTGCATCAACACAAACTAGCTCCTCCCCAGAAATCCACCATTTAGAATTTGGCCCCAGTACAAATCCATTTATTTGGGGTATATTGTGACAAAgaagtacatacagtatatgcatttTTGGGGGGTGAGAGGCAGGGGGTGAGAGTGGGAGAAAGAGCAAAAGAAAGGGGGCCAAACTTAGTGCTGTGTTGGGGCCAGGGCCAGGGCTGCCTTGACAGTGATTAATGGGGAGTGATTGAGCTGTGCTCCAGTGCTCAGGGGGATCTGAGCCCTGCAGTGCCAGAGAAACATTCCAGCCCCTAAGCCCCCTGTCTGGAGCCATCCATCCAACTGAATACTTTCCCCAGGGACAGGGGGAGGAGAGTGGTAAGGGGGCCCAgggtggagcaggaggaggaggaagggtttGGAGGAGCAGGGGTCAACCTATGCCCTTTGACCTGGTCAGTCAGCCAGCGCTGGGTTGAGAACAGAAGAGCAAGTGTGTGTCTCTCAAAACATGGCATGCATATTGGGCTGCAGTGTTTGATTGTAATAGAATGATTGAGAGATGGAGCGAGGAGGTGTGTGTGAAATGGAGGGAGTGCCTGTGTACAATGCAGATGAAAAGATATATAATTTTAGTGTACATTAGTGGATGTGCTACAGGTATGTGATTGATGTGTGGTTGTGTTTATAGGGGTATAGGAGATGTTGCGTCTAAGAACTGTTAAGTGTTTTATCATCATAGGTGATGTTGATGTCTGTCTGTCCCCAGAGTACACTATCATGGCTGAGTCTCTAGAACGGTGTTTTAGCCGGGCCATATTAAAACACTTCCCATCAGAGGACGGTGACACAGATGAAGAATTCCACATCAGCAAAGAAGACAAGGAGCGCAAGGAAAGAAAGCGCAATCGTGGCAGTAAACAATTTGGACCTGAAAGTTTGATTAAGGCCACTGAGCAAGTCCAACGCAAGCATAACCTCCGGGGGGGCAAGGGCAGCACACactcagaggaagaggacagcAAGCCAGCAcgaccacctcctcctcctcactgggCCAATGGCCCCCATCACCCACACAGTCTGCCTCCAAACCAGCAGCACATCCATGGAGAAATGAGGGGCATGTACCACCCAGGGCAACAGGTATACACACCAtaacttatcttttttttttaatgtttttctttattttctgaaaTGTAACCACTTGTCCATCTTGTTATATTAGTCATGTGAacactctttttatttatttatctttttgaaTTCTGTCTGAAATGTAAGAGAAAAAATGCATCAAtgaatttttttctcttttatctcattttatcTTACAGCTCCCTCGTCACCCTGGTCCCCATGGTCCCCACGGTCCCCACATGTATGCTCATAGGATGGCCATGGATCCCCGCTTCACCTACCCAGCTCACATTCCACGGCATGGAGACCCAAGCTTGAACCGCTTGCCCCACAATTTTAACATGCAGGTATATAAGCCTATTTACACTTTCTTTGTATACTTTTCCAAACCTAATTATAACAAGTTTTAccaaagctgattttttttttttttttttcattcctttttttccccccagcaTCGCATGGTGGAAGGACCTCACATGGGTCCTAGGTATCCAATGGGTCCTGATCCTAATCAACTTCAGCCTCCACACCAGCACCCTTACATGGGTCCAACTCATGGCCCATCTTTGGGCCCTCGTCCAGTGGCCCTCCAGCCTGGACCTCCTCCTGAAGCCAGCATGTACCCATCCCACCACCGTTCGGAGGGGCACACCATGCACCCCATGGGTAACAGATACTCAGGACCGGAAGGGCCACATCAGCACAACTACACAGGCTTGAGGCCTCCTGGTATGGGCCTTcccaacatgtggactggtatGAATCACCAGGGTCAGGAGAGACCCGGTGGAATGCGCATGCAGGATCCCAACATGGTCAACCAGCGCAACTGCAGTTATGGTGGAGTCCCACCTCCAGTGGGACATAAACCATGGCCGGAAGCTGCCGGATATCCTCATCCTTCTCATAATACCCAATACCAAATGTCTGCAGCGGTCAGTCCTCCGGGGCCCATGTCCTCACGTCCCCCTGTACCCCACCCAGACCCCTCTGGCAGGACACGCTTGGCTTCCATGCTGGAAAGCCCAGAGATGCTGGCCCTGCAGCAGCTGTCAGCCTCTTCTGGACCCCCTGCTGGTGCCCCTCATCAGCACATGGGCAACTTTCAGCAGCCTGGGCCCCCATCAGGAATTGGCAGCATCCCAGCTCACCCCTCCCAGCAGCCTCCCCCTGCCCCTGAGGTTCAGCTGCTGCGTCCTGCCAGAGACAATGGGCCAGACAGCCAGCCTTCCCAACAGACAGACACGCAGCCCAAAGGTAGACCTGACCTTCTCTCTCAGTATTTCACCAACCGTGGGTATTCTGCATGAAGAAACCCACGCATAGTCTAACCCTCCTCCTACAGTACATTTCTTTCTAGACTGTAGTGTCTCAATATGTTAATTAATGCACCCCCCCATCCTTGTCCTTCCTCTGTGTCATCTACATTTTGcaatttgattttaattatttttcacagTAAGTGGAAAATTGAATATTCATTAGTTTAGTGAAATTGCTGGATGCTTTTAGGGTACAAAAGAGATGGCATGGCATCAGTTAAGCTTCACTAGCAAGTCTACAAATGTGTTTCCGTCCCCACTTTAAGGGAATGAGATGCGAcagatttttaatttattttgtttaagtaATGTACAAATCTAAGTTTGTTGCGTTTTGGATTGCTTTTTACAATATTTGACATAGTACACAGCTTAATACAATAGTATTGACTTTAAGCTTGTTCTTGTAATACTAGTCATCAATGCTAACCTCCCTTCAAGTATTCTTTTATTCTAACTTCTCTTTAATTATTCTTTATGTTGACAGGCACAACATCAGagaacaaaatggctgccaaaaacatttcagatgaAGCTTCATCACACAATAACACTGTTTCAATTAACCAAGAGCACCCATCCATCCCTAGCCCCACAGGACACCACAGTGGGTCAGCAGAGGGAATGTCCAGCCCCTCAGCCCCTAACTTGGGGAGATCACAGGAGAATCTGTCTGGACCAGCGCTCCCACAGAGTTCAACAGAGTGCCACAAGCAGGAGGTAGATGGCCAGGGTCACTCTGCCAACCCCTGTCCCCCTCAACACAATATCGCCACTACTGTTTCAGCCCAACTCAACACAAGTAATAGCTCCTCTGATCCCACTCTACCCAAAACCCCTCAGCATACACAGAGCAGTCCTCAACAAAAGGTTCTGAGCCCTGCACTTCTTGCCCAGAACGCACCACCATCGCATGTGGCGGCATCTCAGAATTTCACTCAGCAAACATCAGAGAACAACTTACCATACATGCAAAGTGAACAGCAACAGAACATTGAAAATCAGCAATCTCAGAGAACTCAGAGCACCCCTCAGTgccaccttcaaagctcttccCAGCAGATGACCCagaacacacagcagcacaattCTCAAAGTCTGCCACCTCCTCATCGTGTCCCCCAAACTAGCTCTCCTCAACGTCCTACACAGAACAGTCCCATGCATGGGATGCCACAGAGCGCAGCACAGGGAGCCCAGCCGGGACGCCCCCACCCAGCCCCTCTCACCTCTCTGCCTCCTAGCCACCCTGCCCCACTATTACCCTCCCAACCTAGCCCAGCAGACCATGGAGATCAAAGGCCTAGTGAACCTACAAGTAGGCCAGACACAGAGGGCACTGCTGTGCCTCCTCAGCACAACATGATGAAATTTGGGGGTCCAAATGGTATTTATAAACACCAGGCTTTTAGCCCTAATCACAATCAAACCCAACTGGTGAGTAGTAACTCAGGTATGCAGGCTCAAAGAGGGCCAGCACCTGGGCACAATGCAGCCATGCCTCCTCACTCCCAAGGCCAGGTAAATGGAGCCGTAGGCCCTTTCAGCATGGCTAACCCTCCACATCCACATTACAGCCAGACAAACATGACCAGACCCATGCCTCAGTCTGCTCACCACCCTTATCACAACCAGGCCATCAACCCCCTCCACAATTCTGCTCCCCACCCCACCTACCATCAGCAAGGAGGCCCTGCCTATCCCTACCACATGCCTGGACAACAGCACCCTCAGGCCCACGCCAGCATGTATCCACCTCCTCAGTACCAGCAGCAACACTATTACCCCCAACCTCATCCCCAAGCTCAGCCCCATAACCAGGCCAACAGCAGAGGGGGTTATCCCCCAGAGGATTGGCATCGGTCCCATTATCAGCCTCGCCAGCCGATGCCACCCAACGCCTACCTACCTGTAGCCAGTGCCCGAGGCAACACTCTCTCAAAAGAGAGCAATGTGTCGCCGCTGGGCTCCGAAGGCTCCAGTGGTGCTAGTTTGGTTTCCCCTGCCCCCGTGTCTGAAGCAGGGCCACATCCTGGAGGCCCAGAAGAAGGGAAGTGTGAAAGCAGGGAGCAGGGCagtggaggcagcagcagcGCTGGCAGCCCAGCTAAGAAAGTGCAGACTGACGGGAGCTCAGAGCGACCTGACAGTCCTAAAGAAATCCTGGACCTCGACAGCCATAATGCTGCTGCCCGCCGCCGTAGCACGCAGCTACCTCAAAACCCACCTGCCTCTGCTGCACACATGCCACCTGGCTTCATGTATGACCCTCGCACTGTCCACCCTGGGATGCAACAAGGTGGCATTCATCCACCTCACATGATGTCTCAAATCCGTGGAGTTGGCAATGGAAGCCTTTACCCTGGCCAGCCATACCCAGATCAAGGACGTTACTCTACACAAAGACCTCACCCACACCTGATGGAGGCTCTGCAGCGGCCACAGCAGCTGCCCTACTCTCCGGGTCAGACACGCATGGCCATGTACCGACACCCCCGGCCTGGTGGTCACTTCCAGGGCATGATGATTCAGCAGAGAGGCCTGGCACCAGAACACTTTCTACACCCAGGGTAAAATAATTAATCCTGATATTAATATCTGTATTTGTGGTCATAAACATAGGATCTTTTATATAAttgttcttgttttgtctttttcacagTCAAAATGTCTTTTGGTTCAATTCATAATAGTTTAAATCTAGTATTTGTGTTTATAAAGGTGAAGGAACTCCAGATATAGTAGTGAGAGTAAGGTTGCCAGTCACATGCAAAAGATGGGTTTGTGACCCAAAGTGAGCAACATATCTGGAGTCAGTTATAACTGTATACACAGGCTGTTCACACTAGTTAAAAACATAAGTGAAATCTTTCTCATTTTTCCGTCACTAATGTATTTTGACCTGCAGTTGTAGAGTGATATGTTTTGGCTATGATCTTACTTACCTCATCACCTTCACTACATggattaatcaataaaataatcaacagatgaatcagtaatgtaaaataataatgtaaatgatcATTTGCAGATTTGTCTCTGAGTATACTGACATtctttgtggggtttttttctagGCAACAGATGATGGCTGCGCCAGGTGGGCCAAGCAGCAAACAGGGAGTGTGACGACCATCACAGTAAGTGAAAATATCTTTTGACTTTTGTCTCTGAACTACTTAAAGAAGGTTCTagcaattttcttttcttaactCTTAGTTAAACAATTTGTGCCTCAGGTATATTCCTTAGAAAATGACAATATATTCATCCATCTTAATCCTACATGTGCTCCTATGTGTTACTtactgttcttcttctcctttcagGCATGTTATTATCAAAGACCATCCAGACAAATCAGTGAGCCAAAAGGGAGAAAATGTGGGCGTGCTGACTGGGCTAATGGAGACTATAGAGGGAACTCTTGGCTCCACATACAACCCATACTGATTTTCTTACACTGGACTAAACTTTTGCCTCAATTTCGCCGACCACTGAACTTCAAGATCCATCCAGGCAGCTGTTAGTatcaaaatgataataatgctgAATGTTATTGAGCCCCGgagaacaactttttttcttttctttttttgggctTGCCCTTCTCCACATCAGAGCATGGGGCCAGATACAGAGCAGCTCTGTAGAGCTGGTAGAGATTCAATGACTTGCTCTAAAACACTTGACCTGAACGGTTGCTTCCCAACATGAGTGTTTGAACTTGGATCCTTCAGAAGAAGTGCAGTCTCTTTAACCACTAGGCCAACCTGTCAAGCACAGGGGACACTGCCTTCAAGAACACTGGACAGCCCTTTCCTCTTTAAACAATCGAAATACGGATGGATGACCACACTGACTTGTAGTCCTTATTGGAACTGATATCTACTGACAGAGCCGAGGAAGACTGTTGTTTTTACTACTATTATCTGTTCCAACCTTATCTTTTATCTCAGGTGTAGAAAAGGAGGTACTATGATACTGTCACCCTAACCAAGTCAACTCACAGGCCCCTTGCAATTGCCTTGGTTTCCTTTGTGAATGTATGAGTGAATGTTTAGATGATAAGTTAAACGCAGCATAGCGGCTGCTTGTGAAAGGACAAAAAGGTAAACCGTCCTGAAAAAGGCCCTGTTACTGTCCATTTCCACCCCAACTCTAAGTGTTTATCTAGTCCTGGAGTGAACACACAGTATATGCATCTTTCAAAGCTGCCTTCATTGTTAAGAATGTCTTTGACTAGCAGAGGAGGACCGGCAAGGATGGCGCTATTTGGATCTGACTATACCTGACTCTCTGTTATGCACTATGGTTTTCTTAGTCTAGATGTCCTGGAATTGAGTGGCCTTGGATAGTCTTATTTGTAGTCTATGCTTGTTAACATAtatgtatgaatatatataaaaatatataaaaatattataatattgatATTAGTAATTACAACCCTTCACTGTAGAGACTTACCTCTTGTACCAGGTAAGGGAATTCTGAATTTCTCAGATGGTGACATGTCCTGCTAGCTGgtatatgcacatacacagaacAGACAGATACCACATCAAAACCTGttgttagtttttattttgaaaatgcattCCACTGACAATTTTGTAGCTTTAGCGCTTTGTCCAGTCACAGCCCTGCCCTTTTTGCATGGTTTCCTCTTTGAGCCGCTTCCTCTTCCCCATGTCAACGTATCCTCAGGGTGTACAGTTTCTATATTACGGGTATTTTTCTGAACTATTTGAAGGAGGAGCAGCGTAAAGAAAAATGGGACTGCATTCGTGGCAAATGGATCCACCACAGTTTCACGTGAAGAACTTTTAAGGTTCTGTATTCGTTGTCATTAACAATATTTTGCTCAGCACACTGCCAACTGTTAAacccctatttttttttttttttttcatccacgTTAATCAGTAGTGAGATTGATCTAATTTGAGTTACTCTACATTCCTCTTAATTTGATACATACCATTTGTCATCACTATTGATTTGGGCTTTCTTCTGACACCAAATGCATTCTCTCACAACTGTATGTGGATTTTGGAAGTTTTGTCCCACACCCTATCATATCAATTTTGCACCTGTGAGCCCCACTTGTGCAGTTTAGTGATGGCAGCAAATGAATCTACCTCATCTTAGCCAGCCAGCGGCATTCTACAGAGTCCCTCCACTTCTTCCCTTGCTCTGCCAGACTCCTGTAGGTCAACATTTTATGACCAGTTGATGATTTTAGCACCACTTCTAGTTTTTAGGTTTACAGAATTGATCATAAAATGGCCTTACCATCCTGGGAGAAAATCTTACGTTTTGTATTGCTGTGCCAAATTACGGTACTGATTAACCTTCTCAACAAGATGCTGTGATGGGATTATTCAGCCGTCAGTTTAACATTGACTGCAGGTGTTCTTTTCTGGCAGGTATCTTTTTAAAGGGAGAGTCTTTTTTTAACGTCATCATTAGAGTGTGATGACCGACATTATTACATCTTATGTCTAAAATCTGTCTAAGTTGGTCTCTTTAGTTGTACAGGTTGCATGCTTTCTTGCCTACAGGTTGTTGAGACTAGACAAAGTAGGCAGTATTCCAGTCTAGGGTCTGTTATAGGCTGCATAGAGTTTGGCAGCATTATAATGTCCTTAGCAGTAGGTACCTAAGGCATTGTAAGGAAATATTTGTGGAAGGATGACGGAATAGGAAAATGCTAGAAGCTGTGAGACAATTTTATGTGGAATTGGAAATAGGGGGAATTGTCTCAATATTTAGTGAGCCTAATAGGGCCGCTTTGGAGGTAGTGTCTTCACTTGTGCTGTCTAATGTATGAAGgacagtgttgtttttaaaggtcTGTGAGGTTGTGATATTGTCTTATGGTgtacaggtgtgtttgtgttgcgtgagtgagtgcgtgtgtgtttctggtGTGCAGAATCGGCACCAGATGACTGGAAGTGTGCATTGGTCTCTCACTTTTACTCTGCTGTCATCTCTCTGCACTAGTGAAAACCATTTAGACGTAATTAAATGTGAACCATATTTATTTGCTCTTTTACagatttttgtacatttttggacttgttttaatataaatgtgtggtgtcttgtttccttttccttgatgttgtttttttgttcttttacgCAGTTGTCTTTTACCTCAGTAGCATGGTGGCATTGGAAAAAAAGACCTGTAACGTTTCATTTTAAGTGACGTTTACAAGTTCTTACCTGACTGACATAGATTATTTTGGAAATGGACTGGAGTATTttctatactgtacatttcttagaaataaataactttTCTCGAAGAGTTTTATTGTCAATTTTTTGCTTTCTAGTCTCATCACTATTATGGCTGATTATTGTCTCTCTCCCTTGAATTTGATTTGAAACTTGCAACAGTCATCCTGGAATTAACACTGCTGTGAAAGAACGGATATAAAATGAGGCCCTGCTATTAATGGGACTGGTATCTATAATCCCCTGAAATAACTGAAAGGACAAAAGTAATGAAAtgcaaacatacaaaacaagaGGGCCACTGCAAGACAATGCATTAATCTATTGGAGCGCCTCATGCTATCACCTTCAATTAGTGCTTATCCTCTTGACGAAGACTCCACAGATTGTCTGCTGCTCATCAGACCCTTCTCTTGCCTGCAGGAGTCAGTAATGTGATGGTAACGTCAGTGTGAGATGCAACATCACAGCTCCTCAGGCTTTCTTCAATGGCTCTTTGTAAGCTTGTGAGTAATATAGTCTTTTCTGTTGGCCTAATTGGCAGTGGAAAAAATGCTGATGAGGCATGTAATTAAGGTGCTTTAATTGAGCCTTATTAAGAAACTAAGTTGTATGACAAATACTAAGGGTGGGGGAAGGCAAGACACATAATGGTAAACAACCATCTTAATTGGAAAAAATAGCATTGCTTCAATTTTCAATGCATTCATCTGATCTGCTTTTCCGGAAAGAATCTTAATTTCTGAGGAAACATCAAGGATAATGATGGAAATAAGTCCAGGACTTATAACATTATTTCCTGACAAAGTCTaatgtaatttatgtttttgtgtttttgtattatattaatgttttcaGTAAACAGAAATTAAACTTTTAGTTTCTATGGGAATGTTTGTGGAGGTGAAATTCTTCTATTTTACTCCCAACAATTTTAGAAATACTTGTTTTTTGACGTCTACAATTGAACCATTGTCAATATTACGGTTATATATTATCTCAGTGGTCATTCCTTCCATCATATGAATCTTAATGTTatttggaaaaaacaaaaatcagaagttgtttattattttacctGAAATATCAAGTAACTGTCTGTGGAAACTTGTTTTCATCCATTCAGGTTTAACTGGCCCTTAATGACTGATACACCAAGCAGGGCCCCTGTAATTTGTAGATTATAACAGAGGTGTCTCAACATTGTGGCTGAGTTGAGATAGGTAGCATTTTTCTGCTATATCATTAATTCTcatgaatttgtaaatgtactATACCATTTAAAAACCCTGATGCATTTCCACTATCAATTTACAAAGAGCATGATATCTTATCTGGTTCTTATGTCACATATGCGTAGGACATACATAAACCATAGTAACATAAACCATACAAATTATAGCCATAGCTCAGTACTTTTTACAATTTGTGTTGTTTAATTGTAATGTAGTCtgccacaaaacaaaaacaggcaaTAAACCTTACCGTGTGTGGCTCaagatcatagactgtatataagaaagctCAAGCTATAATGCACTATGGGTTCGTACTCCCTAGTGTTTGTCTTGCCGGCTTTTGTTTATGAGTCCACGTTCCACCAATTAAATGGTTATTTGAGTCAGGTTTCAGCCAACCAGGGCGAAGGGGGCGGGATTAAAATTCACCTCGAGACAAAACCCAGGGAAGGAAACCCCCAGTAGCCTTTCCTCGTCGCTGTTATTGTTagcttgtttattttcacaacATTAACATGTATTTGACGAAAGCCTGACGTTACATGCAACTTTAGCTTTATCTCCAACTGACACGGTCCTGCAGGTTTTATTTTGGTCCGCTGTGTTGAAACCGACTCTGAATTGGACTGTTTACAACACGTCGTCAACAGCTGTCGAGTCAGCAGCTACTCATCATATTGATATATAGCAAACAATAAGTAAGGTAACGTCACTCTGTTTTCTTGTATTAAAGTATGCATTAAAGCAATCAGAAGAACACTACTCTTCCCATTAGGTTGACACAATGTACGAGTTAACCTAGACTACTATTCTGcaggttttctcacagtttgctgCTGCAGCTAACAGTCGTGTATGAAATTAGCAGTCTGacctttcttttatacagtctatgagtctGACGTTACTTTATGAATACGGTGCTTGTCTGTTCACTCGTTAAGTTACATTTTATCCAAGCTAACTACGGTTGGAGGCTGAAGACTTGTTTTAGTCAAGCTGGTGTCAGCGGTGTAACGTAACTATATTTTACTCGAGTAACGTtactgtacttgtactttaattcagtatttccatttgatgctaacttattttatatttccactTCTTCTATATTAAAGAGGCACACTTTAAGTACTTTCCACTCTTCTACATTTATTTGGCAGATTTAGTTACTTTTTAGATGAAGAATTGACACACTGGGTAAAATATaaagcaaaatataaaatataatttaaaataataataataattatatatacccctatatattatatttaccCCTCAGGGTCCGACCcataggttgggaaccactggactaaactagcagGTAAGTAGTTGAAACTGGTTTGGCCTCCAGCCACTCTAACAGTAACGTTATGCTTAATTATTAATGCTATTGTATTgataatctaataataatacaccATTCAgggggaccaaaccactacttatactttaatactttaactGCGTTTTGCTGCTAATACTTCTGTACTTTTACGTAAGTGAAGTGGggtttttcatgcaggactttcaCTTGTATTTTTAGATTGCTGTATTGGTGCTTTCACTGAAGTGAGGAATCTGAACACTTCCTCCACCACTGGCTGATGTACAGCTGCTGTTTTGGGCTCTTCAAGTAAAGATTTTCTCACTTTCCAGTTGAACCTTTCCTCTGGTTTGGCAGATTCACACATTGTCTGGACCATGGCAGTTCAGCTGCAGCGCTCCTACACGGCTGTGGCCTGTCTGCTGCTGTACTATTTGTCATCTGGCCTGTCCATCCCAGACCCCAGGCTGAGAGAGGCTCTCATACAGCTGGAGATCTCCATGCAGACAGGCGGGCAAATGGTGTTGAATGATGCTGAGAAACAGTTGGACGCTCGTCTGTTTaaaatgaagcaggaggagatAATGAGAGCAGACTTTCCTCCCGCCATGCACTTCTTCAAGGCCAGACACCTCATCAGGACCAGTCCCATATTCAGCCTTCTGCAAAAAATGCCTAAAGGTTTGTTCAGTCTGTAAAAAGGCTATTGATCAGATATTTGTCATGAATCTCAAAGTGTTCATGTAATGAACAGCTTGTAGAATCGGTTCTAAAAATGTTGGTAATTAAGAAACTGTTCTTGTAGGATCAAATGCCACAGTATTTTATCTTTGATTGTGGCACAGACCTGCTATCATTCATCCATTTTTCCCCTGAATGGCCGTGGGATTGTTTGTAATTTAGACTGGTTTGTTTCAGGGGGAGCTCTCCACATACATGACTTCGCCATGATCGATGTGGAGTGGCTAGTGAAGAACGTCACATATCGGCCTCACTGTTACATTTGCTTCACTGACAACCAGTCCATCAGGTTCATCTTCTCATCCAGCTTACCTAAGCCTATACCACACTGCTCTGCCTGGACCCTGCTGGAAAACCTCAGGGCCAAGACAGCCAACACCACAGATCTGGACAACAGgtgagattttatttattttactgtgtgttttgtccATGTGTATCAGAACATTTAAGTAAGCAGTACAAAGGTATCAGGGCTTGTTTGCTACAATGAGGAAGTACCTATCAGGAATTGACTGCTTAAACATATGACTT
Coding sequences within it:
- the LOC128358390 gene encoding chromatin remodeling regulator CECR2 produces the protein MSQGCTVSVEEIQSWWEVPAIAHFCSLFRTAFNLPDFEIEELEKALSEQDLDFLGDLIACLLQGCYQRTDITPQAFSSYLDDIISYRWELEEGKPNPLREGPFESLPPRTQVELLHRLCDYRMDAADVFDLLKGLDADSLRVEPLGQDGNGALYWYFYGTRMYKEEPVKRKAEKISETHELTLPEKKKRGRPPKKRKLDDPQLSDVESEVKTDNGLDDLPPTRGCKRGAWSLVCDTEEQWFSLAESIKDKISHQDRHLYRVISQNFLPEISSMIEHKEREQKQKLMDPNPVRVSQRFSGKHMNQEQDEDNLNAIAEVEKKKDEELDRQVLLAEQRREEERLQQEERQREKMEKIKAVEERAKRRKMREERAWLLSQGKDLPPELLNLEPSSPVHRRRKNKEFYEIDDDYTALYKVLEVLKVHKDAWPFLEPVDDSYAPNYHEIIQTPMDLSTIEKKLSDGDYVAKEEFVADVKLMFENCIEYNGEDSEYTIMAESLERCFSRAILKHFPSEDGDTDEEFHISKEDKERKERKRNRGSKQFGPESLIKATEQVQRKHNLRGGKGSTHSEEEDSKPARPPPPPHWANGPHHPHSLPPNQQHIHGEMRGMYHPGQQLPRHPGPHGPHGPHMYAHRMAMDPRFTYPAHIPRHGDPSLNRLPHNFNMQHRMVEGPHMGPRYPMGPDPNQLQPPHQHPYMGPTHGPSLGPRPVALQPGPPPEASMYPSHHRSEGHTMHPMGNRYSGPEGPHQHNYTGLRPPGMGLPNMWTGMNHQGQERPGGMRMQDPNMVNQRNCSYGGVPPPVGHKPWPEAAGYPHPSHNTQYQMSAAVSPPGPMSSRPPVPHPDPSGRTRLASMLESPEMLALQQLSASSGPPAGAPHQHMGNFQQPGPPSGIGSIPAHPSQQPPPAPEVQLLRPARDNGPDSQPSQQTDTQPKGTTSENKMAAKNISDEASSHNNTVSINQEHPSIPSPTGHHSGSAEGMSSPSAPNLGRSQENLSGPALPQSSTECHKQEVDGQGHSANPCPPQHNIATTVSAQLNTSNSSSDPTLPKTPQHTQSSPQQKVLSPALLAQNAPPSHVAASQNFTQQTSENNLPYMQSEQQQNIENQQSQRTQSTPQCHLQSSSQQMTQNTQQHNSQSLPPPHRVPQTSSPQRPTQNSPMHGMPQSAAQGAQPGRPHPAPLTSLPPSHPAPLLPSQPSPADHGDQRPSEPTSRPDTEGTAVPPQHNMMKFGGPNGIYKHQAFSPNHNQTQLVSSNSGMQAQRGPAPGHNAAMPPHSQGQVNGAVGPFSMANPPHPHYSQTNMTRPMPQSAHHPYHNQAINPLHNSAPHPTYHQQGGPAYPYHMPGQQHPQAHASMYPPPQYQQQHYYPQPHPQAQPHNQANSRGGYPPEDWHRSHYQPRQPMPPNAYLPVASARGNTLSKESNVSPLGSEGSSGASLVSPAPVSEAGPHPGGPEEGKCESREQGSGGSSSAGSPAKKVQTDGSSERPDSPKEILDLDSHNAAARRRSTQLPQNPPASAAHMPPGFMYDPRTVHPGMQQGGIHPPHMMSQIRGVGNGSLYPGQPYPDQGRYSTQRPHPHLMEALQRPQQLPYSPGQTRMAMYRHPRPGGHFQGMMIQQRGLAPEHFLHPGQQMMAAPGGPSSKQGV